The Streptomyces uncialis genomic interval GTGCGGTAAGGCATGCCTAACCTCACCTCAATCTTGAGTCTTCAAGGTCACTTGATGTCAAATGAGCGCATGAGCGATCCAGTCGGTGTCTCGATCGGCCAGGCGGCGGCCCTCTACGGCCTCGCGCCGTCGACCCTGCGATGGTGGGAGTCGCAGCACGTGCTCCCCGAACCCCCGCGCGTCAACGGGCGACGGACCTACACCGAGACCGAACTCCGCCGCATCGGTCTGGCGTATCTGTGCTGCGTGGTCGGCACGATGCCGCTCGACCAGGCCGCCGTCGTGACCGCCGGTGGCAGGAACCAGCACTGGCAGCGCACGGTGAAGGGCCAGGCCGGGCTGATCGAGGAGAAGATCAGGCAGTTGCGGAGCGCGCACGCGTATCTGCTGCACCTGCTGGGATGCCCGGACGACGACATCGTCGGCCAATGCCCGGACCTCGACGGCGAACTGATTGACCACACACCACGCGGGCGCGTCGCCACCCCCGGACTCGTCGCCGCGGCGCAGTCCATCCCCCGCCGTGGGGCGGGCCGTGGCAAGCGTGATGAAATGCCGCCGCCCCGTGACGAAACCCCGGCGACGGTCTCCGTTCGCTGCGATGTCTGTGCGGGCCCCGTCCCCCAACCGGCGCGGGGCCGCCGCCGCAAGTACTGCTCACGCGCCTGCCAGCAACGGCGCTACCGCCAGAACACGGCCCGGCCCCCGGCCCGCTGACCGGCGACCATCTGACGGGCGACCACCCGACGGGCGACTCCCGCCGAACGGCGGACCGGCCGCCCCGGTGAGGGGACGGCCGCACCGTGACCGCCGCGACCCCGCTGCCCGCTACCGACAACGGGCGTACCCGCACGCACCGAAGGCCCGGTGGGCGTGGGTGATCGACCACGCCCACCGGGCCTTCGGCCGCGGCGGGTGCTCCCTACCGGAAGGCGGGCAGTCCGGTCATGGCCTGGCCGATGACGAGCTTGTGCATCTCCGGGGTGCCCTCGTACGTCAGGACCGACTCCAGGTTGGCCATATGGCGGATCACCGGGTACTCCAGCGAGATCCCGTTGGCGCCCAGGACCGTGCGGGCGCTGCGGCAGATGTCGAGCGCCTTGTTCACGTTGTTGAGCTTGCCCATGCTGACCTGCTCGGGGCGCAGACCCGGACCGTCCTTGCGCCGTCCCAGATGCAGGGCGAGCAGGGTGCCGCACGTCAGCTCCACCGCCATATGGGCCAGCTTCTCCTGGGTGAGCTGGAAGCCCGCGATCGCCTTGCCGAACTGCGTGCGCTGCCCCGCGTACTCCAGGGCTGCCGCCAGCGAACTGCGTGCGGCACCCATCGCGCCCCAGACGATGCCGTAGCGCGCCTCGTTCAGACAGGACAGCGGGCCGCGCAGCCCCCGCACCTCCGGCAGCATCGCGTCCCCGGGCAACCGGACCCCGTCCAGGACGAGTTCACTGGTGACCGACGCCCGCAGCGACAGCTTGTGCTTGATCAGCGGGGCGGAGAAACCGGGGGTGTCGGTCGGCACCACGAAGCCGCGCACCCCTTCCTCGGCCCGGGCCCACACCACCGCCACATCCGCGACGGAACCGTTGGTGATCCACATCTTGCGGCCGTCGAGGACCCAGTCACCGCCGTCCCGGACGGCGCGGGTGAGCATCCCGGCCGGATCGGAGCCGTGGTCGGGCTCGGTCAGGCCGAAACAGCCGATCGCCTCACCGGCGGCCATGGGCGGCAGCCAGCGCCGCTTCTGCTCCTCGCTGCCGTGCTGCCGGATCGCGTACATCGCCAGCGAGCCCTGGACACTGACCAGGGAACGGATGCCCGAGTCGCTGGCCTCCAACTCCATACAGGCGAGCCCGTAGTCGACGGCGCTCATCCCGGCGCAGCCGTAGCCCTCCAGATGCATACCGAGCAGGCCGAGACCGCCGAGTTCCTTGGCGAGTTCCCGGATGGCGGGCAGCTCGCCCTTCTCGAACCATTCGGCGACATAGGGGTCCACGGCCGTGTCGCAGACCTGCCGGACGGCCGCCCGGACCGCCTTCTCCTCGGGGCTGAGCATGTCGTCGATGCCCGCCAGGTCGAGCGGATCGGACTTGGCGCGGACGGCGCCGGACGTTCTGCCGGATGCGGTGGACATGGGTCCTGCCTTTCGGACGCGGAGCTGGGCCGGTGGTCGGGTACGGGGACGGGCGGTGCGGTGCGGCGGCGGTCCCGGAGGTTCGGGAGGGCGGCGGAGGCGGGTCAGCCGCTGCTGGGAAGCGGCTCACCTCCCGGTCCGGCGAGCCAGGCGCGTACCGCGTCGCCGTGCTCGTCCAGCCGGGGCGGTGGCGAGGGTTCGCGGACCGGCCCGGTGGAGTACGTGACCGGGTGCCGGACCGTGGGCGTCCCCCCGCCGGGCGGGGTCACGGTGGGGGACAGGCCCAGCTCCTCGGCGAGCGCGAATCCGTCGGCGATCGTGCCGACCCTCCCGGCCGGGACACCCGCCCCGGTGAGCCGTGTCTGCCAGTCGGCGGCGTCGCCGTGCGCGAGACGTTCCTCCAGCGCCGCCACCAGCTCCTCGCGGTGCCCGACCCGGGCGGCGTTCGTACGGAACCGCGCGTCGTCCGCCAGTGCCGCCGCGCCGAGCGCGGTGGCCAGCCGGGCGAACTGGCCGTCGTTGCCGCAGGCGACCGCCAGCAGTCCGTCACGGCAGCGCAGCGTCTCGTAAGGGGCGATGGAGGGATGGCGATTGCCCATCCGCCCTGGCGGCCGGCCGGTCTCCAGGAAGCCCTGGGCCTGGTTCACCAGGGAGCCCAGCAGGCTGGACAGCAGATCGACCTCCACCCGGCAGCCGCGTCCGGTCCGGGCCCGGCCCGCCAGCGCCGCGAGGACACCGATCACGGCGTCCTTGCCGGTCAGTACGTCGACCAGCGCCACACCGGCCTTCGCCGGGTCGCCGTCCGCCTCGCCCGTGACGCTCATCAGTCCGCCGACGGCCTGGACGACGAAGTCGTAACCCAGCAGCCCGGCACCCGCGCCACCGCCGAACCCGGTGATCGAGCAGTACACGACCCCGGGATTGACGGCGGACACCCGCTCGTAGCCGAGACCCAGCCGGTCCAGTGAGCCGGTACGGAAGTTCTCCACCACCACATCGGCGCGGTGGGCCAGTTCCTGCCCGAGCGCGCGGTCGGTGTCGTCGGTCAGATCGAGGGCGATGCCCAGCTTGGAGCGGTTGACGCTGTCGAAGTACGTCGTGGACGTGGCCGACCAGGGCGGCCCCCACGCCCGGGTGTCGTCGCCGGAACCGGGCCGCTCCACCTTGACGACCGTCGCCCCCAGATCCGCCAGGGTCATCGTGCACAGCGGCCCGGCCAGCACCCGGCTGAAGTCCGCGACCAGTATCCCGTCCAGCGGCCCGCTCACGCCCCGGCCCCCGTCCCGGCGGGAGCCGCCGCCACCGGCACCCCGTCCAGCCGCCGGACCACATGCCAGGGATTGCCGTCGCGCAGCGCCTCGGGCAGGGCCGCCCGCGGCACGTTCTGATAGGCGACCGGCCGGGTGAAGCGGTCCAGCGCCCCCGCCCCGACACTGGTGGCGTCCGGCCTGCTGGTCGCGGGCCAGGGACCGCCGTGCTGCTGCGCCCAGGAGGTCGCCACCCCTGTCGGCCAGCCGTCGACGACCACCCGCCCGGTGCGCCCTGCCAGACGCTCCACGAGCCACGGCAGGTCGGGGTCCGCCGGGCCGCAGGAGATCACGGAGGCGGCGAGCGACGGCTGGAGCGTGTCCAGCGCCTCGCGCAGACCGGCCGTGCCGTCGTACTCCACGACCAGTGCCACCGGGCCGAAGCACTCCGCCAGCAGCCGTGAGCCGGGCCGCAGCGCCCGCGCGGGTGCGGACAGGACCGTCGGCGCGGCGGCGAACCCCTCCTCGGACGGCGCCACGGTGGCCACCCGCTCCGCCCCCGCGGCCAGCAGATCGGCGACACCCCGCCGGTACGCCTCGGCGATCCCCTCGGTCAGCAGCCACCCGGGCCGTACGCCCTTCAGCGCCGCCGCGACCGCCTCCGCCGCGCCGCTGCCCGCGGGGGCCAGCAGCAGACCGGGTTTGGTGCAGAACTGGCCCTGCCCCAGGGTGAACGACCCGGTGAAGCCGTCCGCCGCGGCCGTCAGCCCGGCCCGGTCAGCGGCCGCGGCGGGGGTCAGAACCGCCGGATTGACGGTCCCCATCTCGGCGAAGACGGGCACCGGTACCGGACGGCGGGCCGCCCGCTCGACGAGCGCGGTGCCGCCGCTCTGCGAACCGGTGAAGGCCACGGCCGCCACTTCGGGCGCGTCCACCAGGGCGAGTCCCGTGTCGAAGCCGGTGACCAGGGCGAACGCCCCCGCCGGAGCCCCCGCGCCACGCAGCGCGGCCGAGACCAGCGCGCCGAGCCGCGCGCTGAGCAGGGGATGCGCGGGGTGCGCCTTGACCAGTACGGGGCACCCGGCGGCCAGGCCGGACGCGGTGTCGTGCCCGGCGACCCCGAACGCGAACGGGAAGTTCCCCGCGCCGAACACCGCCACCGGGCCCAGCGGCCGGTTGATCCGCCGCAGCTCCACCGAACCGGTCGTCGCCGGTCCGTCGATCCGGACACCGAGCCAGCCGCCCTCCACGGCGACCGACCCGTAGAAACGGGACTGCGCGGCCGCGCGGCCCACCTCACCGCGCAACCGGTCCGTGCCCAGCGCGGTCTCGGCCTCGGCGAGCGCGGTCAGCTCATCGGTGTGCTCCACCAGCGCGTCCGCGACGGCCGTGAGCCACGCCGCCCGTACGGCGGGGGCGGTCGCGGCGACCTCGTGCGCGTCCCGCGCGGCGGCGGCGAGCAGGGCGGACAGCTCCGCGGGCGCGGTGGCGGGCGGCCCGGCGGTCGCGGCGCCTGTGCGCGGATCACGGCTCACCTCGGCCCCGGGCTCCGCACCGCGATTCACCTCGGCCGGGGGGACAGCAGCAGGGGACATCGGGGACGTCCTTCCATGGGCGGGTCGCTGGTGCTGTCGAAACTAGGTGCCGAAGGCCCTGGAAATCCCTGTACGTTCCATCCGAGAATGGCCGGAAGCTGTGCGAAGCGCACAGCACCCGACACCGGGAGAGCCCCATGCCCGCGCTCGACGACCTCGTACGCCTGCTGGGGGCCGACCTCGAACCCGTCACCCCCGCGCTCGCGCCCCCGCTGGACATCACCGGCGTCCACGTCAGCGAGCTGACCGACCCGACGCCCTATCTCACCGGCGGGGAACTCCTGCTCACCACCGGTATGGGGCTCACCGGCCAGACGGCGCAGGCCCGCGCGTACACCGCGCGGCTGGCGGCCCGCGGTGTCGCCGCGCTCGGCATCGGGCTCGGGCCCGTGCACACCACCGTCCCCGGGACCCTCGTCGAGGCGTGCGAGAGCGCCGGGCTGCCGCTGTGCGCGGTTCCCGCCCCCACCCCGTTCCTGACCATCGCGCGCACCTACTGGTCACTGACCGCCGCCGCCGGGCACGAGCAGCTGAGCGCCGCTCTCGGCGCGCACCGCGAACTGATCCGCTCGGCGGCCGGACCCGACCCCGTCCGTGCCGTGGTGCGCACCCTCGCCGACGCGGTGGAGGGCTGGGCGGCCCAGCTCACCCCGCAGGGCGAGGTGGTGGCGGTCTGGCCGCGCGAGCACCGCTCCAGCGCCCGGCGGATCGCCGCGGAGGTCGCCCGGCTGCGGGTGGCGGGCCCGCACTCCTCCGCGACGTTCCCGCTGGGGGACGACGATGTCGTGCTGCATCCGCTGACCGGACGCGGGCCGCTGAGCGGCTTCGTCGCCACCGGCTGCCCCCGCCCCATGAAGGCCCCCGACAGACAGCTCGTCCTGACCGCGTGCGCGCTGCTCGCCCTCCAGAGCGAACAGCGGCGCCGGGGTGTCGCGGCGGCACGCACCGCGCGCGCCTGTGTGGCCCGGCTGGTGCTGAGCGGCCATCTCGACGCGGCCCGGTCCCTGGGCGCCGACCTCGGTCTGCCCGCGATCCCCGCCCGGGTCCGGCTGTTCGCCGTGGCCGGGCTCACCGGCGGTGCCGACGAGGTGCTCGACGTACTCGAACCGGCGGTCGGCCCCGGCAGGCAACTGCTGGCCGTGGCCGAGCCGGACGAGCTCTGGGTCCTGGCCGGACCGGACGACACACAGGCGCTGCGGGCCGCCGTGCGGCGGCTGACCACGGAACGGCTTCCCGGCGCCAGGGCCGTGCTGGGCCTTCCGGCCGCCGCGGCCGAGCTGCACCGGCAGCTCCCGGCGCTCAGCCGCACCCTGGCCGCTGTCCCGCCGGGCACCTCGCGCGACCTGGCCGACGACGGCACTGCCGCGGCTCCCTCGCTGGACCCGGTCCTCGGCTACCGGCGCGCCGATCTGGCCGGTGCCGTCGTCGCATATCTGCGCCATCGGGGCCACTGGGAGCGCGCCGCCGCCGACCTCGGTGTCCACCGCAACACGCTGCGGAACCGCATCGCGACCGCCGCCCGGCTGATGGAAGCGGACCTCGACGACCCGGACACGGCGAGCCGCACCTGGCTGGCCCTCCGGGCGGCCGGCCTCGCCTGACGGGCCGTCGTCAGCGGGCGGAACAGCCGTGACCCACGGTGGGCCCCGGCCCGCAGACCGCCGACCGGTGGTGCGGACCGGCCCGGGACCCGGGTGGCGTCGCGATCGCCACCCGGGTCAGGGGTGACTCAGAGGGTGGACTTGAACAGCAGCCGGTTCGGGGTACCGCTGACATTGCCGCGGATCGCGTTGGCCGTGCTGTTGCTGATGATCCAGTTGTTGACCGTGGTGCTCGGGGCGTCGCCGTTGACCGCCTTGTAGAGCGCCGCCACCCCGGCCACGTGCGGCGCGGCCATCGACGTACCGCTCATGGTGGTGGTGCCGCCACCGGCCCGGGCGGAGACGATGTTCACCCCGGGGGCGTAGAGGTCGGTGCACCGGCCGTAGTTGCTGAATCCGGCCTTGGAGTCGCCGGAGTCCGAAGCCGCGATCGCCAGGGCGTCCTGAGCGCTCGCCGGGGAGTAGTTGCAGGCGTCCTGATTGTTGTTCATCGCCGAGATCGTGGTGTGCACCCCGGAGCGGGCCAGGGCGGTGGCCGCGTTGTTGAGGGCGGTGGAGAATCCGCCGCCGAGGGAGGCGTTGGCGACCGCGGGCTTCACCGCGTTCTGCCGGACCCAGTCGAATCCCGCGATGATGGCGGAGTTGGCGCCGCTGTTCTGGCAGTTGAGCACCCGCACCCCGCGCAGCTGCACCCCCTTCGCCACCCCGTACGTCGAGCCGCCGATAGTGCCCGCGACATGGGTGCCGTGACCGTTGCAGTCCCGGCCGTTGCCGCCGAGGGCGTCGAAGGCGCTACGGGCCCGGCCGCCGAACTCCGGGTGGGTCGCGTCGATACCCGAGTCGATGACGTACGCGGTGACACCGGCACCCGTGCTGCCGTAGTTGTACTTGTTGTCACGTCCGCTGCGCTGGTCTATCCGGTCCAGACCGTAGGACGGGTTGTTCTGCGTCGCGGTGCTGGTGACGATCTGGTCCTCCTCGATGGCGAGGACACGCGCGTCACCACGCAACGCCTTCAGCTGGCCGGGCGTCAGCTCCGCGGCGAAGCCGTTGATGACCTTGTCGTACACGTACGCGGTGTCGATCGACCGCTTCTCCGCGATGCCGGTCGGGTCGGCGCCGGACTTGAGGGTGACGATGTAGCGTCCCTTGATCTCCTTGCCGGCCGGAGCTTCGGCGACCTTGACCGCCGGGGTCGGATCGGCCACCGGGGCGGCCGAGCCGACCCCCGGTATCAGGGTCAGCGGGACGGCGAGACCTATCGCTCCGACGGTGAGGACGCCGAGGTGGGTTCTGCGCATGTGGAGGGTGCACCTTTCTGGGTCCGGCCGCACTGTGCCGCGGGCCGGGTGTGTACGGAGCGCACCCCGTTCATCCGGACGTGGGGTCCGGGCCGCGTGACGCGGGACGGGGCGGCGGGAGGTGGCACGTCCCACTGCGTGAGCGACGCGGTGAGCGACCGCGCGGCGCACGGACCGAGCGGGGTGGAGGGCCACCGGTGCCGGATCGCCTGTGCCCATCGCAGGACCCCCGGCCACCCGGCACGGAACGTCCACGGGCGGGATCACCGCCCGCCGGAGCACCGTTGCCGCCGGGTGTGCCGACAACATACCGGCGTCAACCATGTGTTGACCCGGCCGAAACAGGCGTGACCCTTTGCGGACACGGCGGCCCCCGGCCCCGGCCGAACGCGAGGGCCCTGACCAAGGGATCTGCCTCCGTTAGTGTTCGGGCCATGGCCGTCGACGAGTCGCCCACGAACGCCGCTGCCGCGCACGGGAGCGCGCCCGCCTCCTCCGGGTCCGCGCCGGACGGGGCGGCGCCGGGCGGGACCGGGGCGGACGCCGGGGACGGGCCGGGGACAGCCGGGGGAAGGGCCGCCCGACGGGAGCGCAACCGCGGCGGTGACGCCTTGGACGTCCTCCCCGGGGACATCCTGGACTGGCTCACCGCGCGGCGGCTCGTCGACCGGGACCGGCGGCACGCGAACTCACCGGAGCGGGTGCTCCATGAACTGGTCGCCGAGCAGCGCCGCCAACTCGGCCAGTTCCACCGCGGTCTGGACGCCGTCCAGGGCCTGCTGCGTCTGGTGGCCGACCCTCAGACGTCCGGACGCATGACCGTCGAGGCCGAGTACTTCACCGACCGCGCCCGGCTCCGCCAGCGTCTGTAC includes:
- a CDS encoding helix-turn-helix domain-containing protein translates to MSDPVGVSIGQAAALYGLAPSTLRWWESQHVLPEPPRVNGRRTYTETELRRIGLAYLCCVVGTMPLDQAAVVTAGGRNQHWQRTVKGQAGLIEEKIRQLRSAHAYLLHLLGCPDDDIVGQCPDLDGELIDHTPRGRVATPGLVAAAQSIPRRGAGRGKRDEMPPPRDETPATVSVRCDVCAGPVPQPARGRRRKYCSRACQQRRYRQNTARPPAR
- a CDS encoding aldehyde dehydrogenase family protein; this translates as MSPAAVPPAEVNRGAEPGAEVSRDPRTGAATAGPPATAPAELSALLAAAARDAHEVAATAPAVRAAWLTAVADALVEHTDELTALAEAETALGTDRLRGEVGRAAAQSRFYGSVAVEGGWLGVRIDGPATTGSVELRRINRPLGPVAVFGAGNFPFAFGVAGHDTASGLAAGCPVLVKAHPAHPLLSARLGALVSAALRGAGAPAGAFALVTGFDTGLALVDAPEVAAVAFTGSQSGGTALVERAARRPVPVPVFAEMGTVNPAVLTPAAAADRAGLTAAADGFTGSFTLGQGQFCTKPGLLLAPAGSGAAEAVAAALKGVRPGWLLTEGIAEAYRRGVADLLAAGAERVATVAPSEEGFAAAPTVLSAPARALRPGSRLLAECFGPVALVVEYDGTAGLREALDTLQPSLAASVISCGPADPDLPWLVERLAGRTGRVVVDGWPTGVATSWAQQHGGPWPATSRPDATSVGAGALDRFTRPVAYQNVPRAALPEALRDGNPWHVVRRLDGVPVAAAPAGTGAGA
- a CDS encoding S8 family peptidase — translated: MRRTHLGVLTVGAIGLAVPLTLIPGVGSAAPVADPTPAVKVAEAPAGKEIKGRYIVTLKSGADPTGIAEKRSIDTAYVYDKVINGFAAELTPGQLKALRGDARVLAIEEDQIVTSTATQNNPSYGLDRIDQRSGRDNKYNYGSTGAGVTAYVIDSGIDATHPEFGGRARSAFDALGGNGRDCNGHGTHVAGTIGGSTYGVAKGVQLRGVRVLNCQNSGANSAIIAGFDWVRQNAVKPAVANASLGGGFSTALNNAATALARSGVHTTISAMNNNQDACNYSPASAQDALAIAASDSGDSKAGFSNYGRCTDLYAPGVNIVSARAGGGTTTMSGTSMAAPHVAGVAALYKAVNGDAPSTTVNNWIISNSTANAIRGNVSGTPNRLLFKSTL
- a CDS encoding PucR family transcriptional regulator — its product is MPALDDLVRLLGADLEPVTPALAPPLDITGVHVSELTDPTPYLTGGELLLTTGMGLTGQTAQARAYTARLAARGVAALGIGLGPVHTTVPGTLVEACESAGLPLCAVPAPTPFLTIARTYWSLTAAAGHEQLSAALGAHRELIRSAAGPDPVRAVVRTLADAVEGWAAQLTPQGEVVAVWPREHRSSARRIAAEVARLRVAGPHSSATFPLGDDDVVLHPLTGRGPLSGFVATGCPRPMKAPDRQLVLTACALLALQSEQRRRGVAAARTARACVARLVLSGHLDAARSLGADLGLPAIPARVRLFAVAGLTGGADEVLDVLEPAVGPGRQLLAVAEPDELWVLAGPDDTQALRAAVRRLTTERLPGARAVLGLPAAAAELHRQLPALSRTLAAVPPGTSRDLADDGTAAAPSLDPVLGYRRADLAGAVVAYLRHRGHWERAAADLGVHRNTLRNRIATAARLMEADLDDPDTASRTWLALRAAGLA
- a CDS encoding acyl-CoA dehydrogenase family protein, which encodes MSTASGRTSGAVRAKSDPLDLAGIDDMLSPEEKAVRAAVRQVCDTAVDPYVAEWFEKGELPAIRELAKELGGLGLLGMHLEGYGCAGMSAVDYGLACMELEASDSGIRSLVSVQGSLAMYAIRQHGSEEQKRRWLPPMAAGEAIGCFGLTEPDHGSDPAGMLTRAVRDGGDWVLDGRKMWITNGSVADVAVVWARAEEGVRGFVVPTDTPGFSAPLIKHKLSLRASVTSELVLDGVRLPGDAMLPEVRGLRGPLSCLNEARYGIVWGAMGAARSSLAAALEYAGQRTQFGKAIAGFQLTQEKLAHMAVELTCGTLLALHLGRRKDGPGLRPEQVSMGKLNNVNKALDICRSARTVLGANGISLEYPVIRHMANLESVLTYEGTPEMHKLVIGQAMTGLPAFR
- a CDS encoding CaiB/BaiF CoA transferase family protein, with the protein product MSGPLDGILVADFSRVLAGPLCTMTLADLGATVVKVERPGSGDDTRAWGPPWSATSTTYFDSVNRSKLGIALDLTDDTDRALGQELAHRADVVVENFRTGSLDRLGLGYERVSAVNPGVVYCSITGFGGGAGAGLLGYDFVVQAVGGLMSVTGEADGDPAKAGVALVDVLTGKDAVIGVLAALAGRARTGRGCRVEVDLLSSLLGSLVNQAQGFLETGRPPGRMGNRHPSIAPYETLRCRDGLLAVACGNDGQFARLATALGAAALADDARFRTNAARVGHREELVAALEERLAHGDAADWQTRLTGAGVPAGRVGTIADGFALAEELGLSPTVTPPGGGTPTVRHPVTYSTGPVREPSPPPRLDEHGDAVRAWLAGPGGEPLPSSG